The following coding sequences lie in one Musa acuminata AAA Group cultivar baxijiao chromosome BXJ3-1, Cavendish_Baxijiao_AAA, whole genome shotgun sequence genomic window:
- the LOC135628121 gene encoding uncharacterized protein LOC135628121 isoform X2: MAALCPPWTVDRLVCTRCTSLEEYDYYCCVRGHRHHRRCPLLASSLLSCPSPISNPRAPNLPLFVCPTLASMAAFQLARSGFSPPALRWPSGLLGPVRILCRLPEDNGGEPDGSGWEEPPESLFMKELRRRGMTPTSLLEDSERGARGRGQREMEAKEDSGNGGGGRRERGSRNGVASVELEKGMTRPKELFMSVNSEGLELSL, translated from the exons ATGGCAGCTTTATGCCCTCCATGGACGGTCGATCGTTTAGTTTGCACGCGCTGTACATCGCTTGAGGAGTACGATTATTATTGCTGTGTTCGCGGTCACCGTCACCACCGGCGGTGTCCTCTCCtcgcctcctccctcctctcttgTCCCTCTCCTATCTCAAATCCCCGTGCCCCAAACTTGCCCCTTTTTGTGTGCCCTACACTAGCGAGTATGGCCGCTTTCCAACTCGCGAGATCCGGCTTCTCGCCGCCCGCCCTGCGGTGGCCCTCGGGTCTGCTTGGCCCCGTCCGCATACTCTGCCGCCTCCCGGAGGACAACGGCGGCGAACCCGACG GTTCAGGGTGGGAGGAGCCGCCGGAGTCGCTGTTCATGAAGGAGCTGAGGCGGCGGGGGATGACCCCGACGTCCCTATTGGAGGACAGCGAAAGGGGGGCGCGTGGACGGGGCCAGAGGGAGATGGAAGCCAAGGAAGATAGCGGCAACGGCGGCGGTGGCCGCAGGGAGCGGGGGAGCAGGAACGGGGTGGCCTCGGTGGAGCTCGAGAAGGGGATGACGAGGCCGAAGGAGCTGTTCATGTCGGTGAACAGTGAGGGATTGGAG CTTTCACTTTGA
- the LOC135628121 gene encoding uncharacterized protein LOC135628121 isoform X1 yields MAALCPPWTVDRLVCTRCTSLEEYDYYCCVRGHRHHRRCPLLASSLLSCPSPISNPRAPNLPLFVCPTLASMAAFQLARSGFSPPALRWPSGLLGPVRILCRLPEDNGGEPDGSGWEEPPESLFMKELRRRGMTPTSLLEDSERGARGRGQREMEAKEDSGNGGGGRRERGSRNGVASVELEKGMTRPKELFMSVNSEGLECSGPSFMHDASKLAASPPPYIDPYSFLEDEKLPHAAN; encoded by the exons ATGGCAGCTTTATGCCCTCCATGGACGGTCGATCGTTTAGTTTGCACGCGCTGTACATCGCTTGAGGAGTACGATTATTATTGCTGTGTTCGCGGTCACCGTCACCACCGGCGGTGTCCTCTCCtcgcctcctccctcctctcttgTCCCTCTCCTATCTCAAATCCCCGTGCCCCAAACTTGCCCCTTTTTGTGTGCCCTACACTAGCGAGTATGGCCGCTTTCCAACTCGCGAGATCCGGCTTCTCGCCGCCCGCCCTGCGGTGGCCCTCGGGTCTGCTTGGCCCCGTCCGCATACTCTGCCGCCTCCCGGAGGACAACGGCGGCGAACCCGACG GTTCAGGGTGGGAGGAGCCGCCGGAGTCGCTGTTCATGAAGGAGCTGAGGCGGCGGGGGATGACCCCGACGTCCCTATTGGAGGACAGCGAAAGGGGGGCGCGTGGACGGGGCCAGAGGGAGATGGAAGCCAAGGAAGATAGCGGCAACGGCGGCGGTGGCCGCAGGGAGCGGGGGAGCAGGAACGGGGTGGCCTCGGTGGAGCTCGAGAAGGGGATGACGAGGCCGAAGGAGCTGTTCATGTCGGTGAACAGTGAGGGATTGGAG TGTTCTGGCCCGAGTTTTATGCATGATGCAAGCAAGTTGGCAGCTTCACCGCCTCCATATATCGATCCGTATTCATTCCTCGAAGATGAGAAACTTCCGCACGCAGCAAACTAA
- the LOC103985884 gene encoding uncharacterized protein LOC103985884: protein MKDGDDLLPSFEATGGVASAIRVSSAADAGLFGKGRYKFWALTAILLLAFWSMVTGTVTLRWSAGDLNRLDRDLNAPIHSDLDALEMEEREKVVRHMWDVYAHNHRIRLPRFWQEAFEAAYEELAGDDPAARDGAIAEIARMSVRMVDLEDPARNTKAAETNRNQGVGGAELSMRSTSLPSVEAR from the exons ATGAAGGACGGCGACGATCTGCTCCCTTCATTTGAGGCCACCGGCGGAGTCGCCTCCGCGATCAGGGTCTCCTCCGCCGCGGACGCTGGCCTCTTCGGTAAGGGCCGCTACAAGTTCTGGGCACTTACGGCCATCCTCCTCCTCGCCTTCTGGTCCATGGTCACCGGCACCGTCACTCTCCGGTGGTCCGCCGGCGACCTCAACCGCCTCGACCGCGACCTCAACGCCCCCATCCACTCCGATCTCGACGCTCTG GAGATGGAGGAGAGGGAGAAGGTGGTGAGGCATATGTGGGACGTGTACGCCCACAACCACCGGATCCGGCTGCCGAGGTTCTGGCAGGAGGCGTTCGAGGCAGCCTACGAGGAGCTCGCCGGAGACGATCCCGCCGCCAGGGACGGCGCCATCGCCGAGATCGCTCGAATGTCGGTGCGGATGGTCGATCTGGAGGACCCTGCCCGAAATACCAAG GCTGCTGAAACAAATAGGAATCAAGGGGTTGGAGGTGCTGAGCTTTCTATGAGGTCGACATCGTTGCCGTCTGTAGAAGCTCGATGA
- the LOC135628658 gene encoding uncharacterized protein LOC135628658: MHAKSKISELLPRSFKPVKCKTSLKLAVSRMKLLKNKREASVRQMRRDLAQLLESGQEQTARIRVEHVIREEKTMSAYDLIQIYCELIESRLPIIESQKNCPIDLKEAISSVIFASPRCADIPELMDIRKQFQAKYGKDFVTAAIEVRPECGVSRMIVEKLSAKAPDVQIKIKVLNEVAKEHDVKWDSKSFEEQVQKPKDDLLDGPSSFVAAEKMTVKSSDVKPSSVNSWDNESTIKVSHSRKASEPKETMPDLQEVKSAYVKGERASVHRSNWKMEFKDATSAAEAAAESAERASMAARAAAELASRGSISRQPSSGSYKSSAHVIKSEGPGSGKSSYLGSNYIVGGSVTEEDDKSERLQFVKPKVQTPQKDDMVRTSTFTEDKTLNSNHIAGDDLVSEKSQFSGSSFRDVVSEIDGRESNAKSYDNSEKSFSDPESESKNLKNDDNENYDPRHNILASSVYSSNFDDYTTTDDHENNTRGDISDVVYDNYDYDTDHHSFLKRHSEENMLDSFFQQPREESSSFSLNMDSFSNKEHTSGSLNNESRSQLHSWRESDRTDYSESTRKVNLHSDSDDYLPPKFDSPKYDSEGPGSESEDELEKSKHVTDMRPSSFLHTDTSSGKGSITSQPGNRTYLMDDTVEVDEGNGSSPPAVLPSAEKFEVEPSPNEESWRSGLSVHKNQQTQRDSRSPNYNHIGTEEELDERYGSGVLNFGKLTGGLRNRGYTRTPYLRNTSTDASPRLKTNSDDTSLTNEEEISFGMSRFSSIEVTNEEKPSKDVHANAFRPKMRASKANTDTDLEDGGQVANYDVGHKGSMSGGSLTSLNRTIDDTSEDFEDPVHESYVRLQQRKEYRESILRSSYVNPSVDSKEEQISTAGNRQRRDSSISTPKSQKLNIVTSMEKSTVNHPNKTLLSSEVLDQGLDNQKSRVKAYTEASSRMPINYSSIDDNEAEELAPRTTYVRGGSNDVKLSRRTRPTSPVVKEDKVPRTSDQSATSMVKESKSSRLSSATESFSGTTKHTRDLDHRENSKPRLPHSLAEETSPKHLLAESSTGKRNPNVSQDERRQSSVKENNEKPMSSSSSEKPTSRESSFKNASHVHPKLPDYDSIAAHFQSLRANVRQK, from the exons ATGCACGCCAAGTCGAAGATCTCGGAGCTGCTCCCCAGGAGCTTCAAGCCGGTGAAATG CAAGACGTCGCTGAAGCTCGCGGTGTCTCGGATGAAGCTGCTCAAGAACAAGAGGGAGGCCTCGGTGAGGCAGATGCGGCGGGATTTGGCTCAGCTCCTGGAGAGCGGCCAGGAACAAACCGCTCGGATTCGG GTAGAACATGTTATCAGGGAAGAGAAAACTATGTCAGCATATGATCTCATTCAGATATACTGTGAACTTATCGAATCACGTTTGCCTATAATTGAGTCACAAAA GAACTGCCCCATAGATCTGAAGGAAGCAATATCTAGTGTGATATTTGCATCCCCAAGATGTGCAGACATTCCAGAACTTATGGATATTCGCAAACAATTTCAAGCAAAGTACGGTAAAGATTTCGTTACTGCTGCTATTGAAGTTCGACCAGAATGTGGAGTTAGCCGCATG ATAGTTGAGAAATTGTCAGCAAAAGCTCCTGATGTTCAGATTAAAATCAAAGTCTTGAATGAAGTTGCCAAAGAACATGATGTCAAATGGGATTCAAAATCATTTGAAGAGCAAGTCCAGAAGCCTAAAGATGACCTTCTG GACGGCCCATCCTCTTTCGTTGCCGCTGAGAAGATGACAGTCAAATCCTCTGATGTCAAGCCATCATCCGTTAATAGTTGGGACAATGAATCAACCATCAAGGTGTCTCACAGTAGAAAGGCGAGCGAACCAAAAG AGACTATGCCTGATCTGCAAGAGGTCAAATCAGCATATGTGAAGGGGGAGAGAGCTTCGGTGCATCGCTCAAATTGGAAAATGGAATTTAAGGATGCAACTTCTGCTGCTGAGGCAGCTGCTGAATCTGCTGAAAGGGCTAGCATGGCAGCTAGAGCTGCTGCTGAACTAGCAAGTCGTGGGAGTATTTCTCGACAACCTTCTAGTGGATCATATAAGTCATCTGCACATGTCATCAAAAGTGAAGGGCCTGGGTCAGGAAAAAGTTCATATCTAGGGAGTAATTACATTGTAGGCGGATCAGTAACCGAGGAGGATGATAAAAGTGAAAGGCTTCAGTTTGTGAAACCAAAGGTGCAAACTCCGCAGAAAGATGACATGGTACGAACCAGCACGTTTACTGAAGATAAAACCTTAAACAGTAATCATATTGCTGGAGATGATTTAGTGTCAGAAAAGTCTCAATTTAGTGGTTCGTCATTCAGAGATGTGGTGTCAGAAATTGATGGTCGAGAATCTAATGCCAAGTCATATGATAATTCTGAGAAAAGCTTCTCTGATCCAGAATCTGAATCTAAGAATTTAAAGAATGATGATAATGAGAATTATGATCCAagacacaacatattagcttcttCTGTTTATTCTAGTAACTTTGATGATTATACAACTACGGATGACCACGAGAATAACACCAGAGGTGATATTTCTGATGTAGTTTATGACAACTATGATTATGATACTGATCATCACTCCTTCCTTAAGAGGCACAGTGAAGAAAATATGTTGGATTCATTTTTTCAACAACCAAGAGAAGAATCTTCTAGTTTCTCGTTGAACATGGACTCTTTTAGCAATAAGGAACACACTAGTGGATCTCTAAATAATGAAAGCAGATCACAGCTGCATTCTTGGAGAGAATCTGATAGAACCGATTATTCAGAATCAACCAGAAAGGTTAACCTCCATTCAGATTCCGATGACTATCTACCTCCAAAGTTTGACTCCCCAAAATATGACTCTGAAGGTCCTGGTTCTGAGAGTGAAGATGAGTTAGAGAAATCGAAGCATGTGACAGATATGAGaccaagcagttttctgcacaccGACACCAGCTCCGGGAAAGGCTCAATAACATCACAGCCTGGTAACAGAACATATCTCATGGATGATACTGTGGAAGTTGATGAAGGTAACGGGAGTTCTCCACCAGCTGTCCTTCCTAGTGCCGAGAAATTTGAAGTGGAACCCAGCCCTAATGAGGAAAGTTGGAGATCTGGCCTTAGTGTGCATAAAAACCAGCAAACACAAAGAGATAGTAGATCTCCTAACTATAATCATATAGGAACAGAAGAAGAGCTGGATGAAAGATACGGAAGTGGGGTCTTGAACTTTGGAAAATTAACTGGTGGATTGAGAAATAGAGGCTACACTCGTACACCCTATTTAAGAAACACCAGTACTGATGCTTCGCCCAGGTTGAAAACAAATTCAGATGATACTTCTCTCACGAATGAGGAAGAAATTTCTTTTGGTATGTCCAGGTTCTCAAGTATTGAAGTTACAAATGAAGAAAAACCTAGTAAAGATGTACATGCAAATGCTTTCAGGCCTAAGATGAGAGCTTCAAAAGCTAATACGGACACAGATCTTGAAGATGGAGGACAAGTTGCAAATTATGATGTTGGGCATAAAGGATCAATGTCTGGAGGTTCATTAACCTCTTTGAACAGAACAATAGATGATACATCTGAAGATTTTGAAGATCCAGTTCATGAGTCATATGTCCGACTACAACAAAGGAAAGAGTACAGGGAATCGATCTTAAGATCCTCATACGTAAACCCAAGTGTGGATAGCAAGGAAGAGCAAATTTCTACTGCTGGGAATAGACAGCGGAGAGACAGTAGCATTTCAACTCCTAAAAGCCAGAAGTTGAATATTGTCACTTCCATGGAGAAGTCAACTGTAAACCACCCAAACAAGACACTGCTGAGCTCTGAAGTTCTGGATCAGGGACTCGATAATCAGAAATCACGTGTCAAAGCATATACTGAGGCAAGCTCCAGAATGCCAATCAATTACTCTAGCATAGATGACAATGAGGCAGAGGAACTAGCACCACGAACCACTTATGTGCGAGGAGGCAGTAATGATGTTAAGCTTTCTCGAAGAACAAGGCCTACATCACCAGTTGTTAAAGAAGATAAAGTTCCTAGAACCTCTGACCAGTCTGCTACGAGCATGGTAAAGGAATCCAAGTCTTCTCGGCTAAGTTCTGCAACTGAATCTTTTTCTGGCACAACAAAGCACACCAGAGATTTGGATCACAGAGAGAATTCCAAGCCTCGGCTACCGCACTCATTGGCTGAAGAAACTTCACCAAAACACTTACTGGCCGAATCATCTACAGGTAAGAGAAATCCAAACGTATCACAAGATGAGCGGAGACAGTCTTCTGTTAAAGAAAACAATGAGAAACCTATGTCATCAAGCTCAAGCGAGAAGCCAACTTCACGGGAAAGTTctttcaaaaatgcttctcatgtTCATCCGAAACTTCCTGATTATGACTCTATAGCTGCTCATTTTCAGTCGCTTCGAGCCAACGTACGCCAAAAGTAG
- the LOC135629135 gene encoding protein HEADING DATE 3B-like yields MKGGKEEGKIMGPMFPRLHVNDADKGGPRAPPRNKMALYEQHSVPSQRLNRSSSALPLPHQNACLLVPSNPLSQGCGQERNVLSPFFMPRNTPAYSPEKVDCQLSDGIDPNSRLEERSLKHVNSRNLNLMRSAAHCSLLRHPKSKSSHEKKMDDVDDFRVPTFDKSEPALCSNKDTSVMGSVKLTSFNTKSQQKSPNATLNSSIRYSTSYFKHFEQTDVSNMQSRKFGGSEKERQPEESLVIAEHREKSPPSARVEERPTVAKVSNGARDVTEKSRCGGVSSCQESSQNGDLIGPRTMNKVNVVENGDGSQKRQRTTNMVDNGNLENNVKENVSSGEHIAERKDEASEASIDDSISGLEISPDDVVGVIGPKHFWKARRAFMNQQRVFAIQVFELHRLIKVQKSIAASPHLLLEGNPYLSKSPVKASSKVPLLDCNMNSQQEAVKQKDAECQKSEQKKELQTENIARAPPPTCGERIDGGSHRQVLESGPRSAVPPSHSTPPDNNPSPWCLHPPANQWLVPVMSPSEGLIYKPYTGSCAPSSGFLAPVYGGCMPLGVPSLAGNFMNTAYGVPASHRPPDTGVLAGASAVATNYFPAYGIPSMNPIVSTSAVEQVSNLACSRPNGHIDQHSMISCNMSHSRSEAISGCFLKFQASKDTELQASSASSPCEKAQTEASDVLPFFPMAPKKENLVCPSRSSGRDSQAQAIKVVPHNARSAIESAARIFQSIQEERLQHD; encoded by the exons GGATGCGGCCAAGAGAGAAATGTTCTTTCTCCATTTTTTATGCCTCGCAACACACCTGCTTATTCACCAGAGAAAGTTGATTGTCAGTTATCTGATGGAATAGATCCCAACTCAAGGTTGGAGGAGAGATCATTAAAGCATGTGAATTCTAGAAATTTGAATTTGATGAGATCAGCTGCTCATTGTAGTTTGCTACGACATCCAAAATCTAAATCTTCTCATGAGAAGAAGATGGATGATGTGGATGATTTTAGGGTTCCTACATTTGACAAATCAGAACCTGCTCTGTGCTCCAACAAGGATACATCTGTGATGGGGTCAGTGAAGCTAACTTCCTTTAACACCAAGAGTCAACAGAAAAGTCCCAATGCTACACTTAATTCTTCAATTCGATACTCAACTTCTTATTTCAAGCACTTTGAACAAACAGATGTTTCTAATATGCAATCACGAAAATTTGGTGGATCTGAGAAGGAGAGACAACCTGAAGAAAGCTTAGTAATTGCAGAACACAGGGAAAAGTCTCCTCCTTCCGCTAGAGTTGAAGAACGACCAACTGTGGCCAAAGTTTCAAATGGAGCTAGAGATGTTACTGAGAAATCACGCTGTGGAGGTGTGAGTTCATGCCAAGAATCTTCTCAGAATGGTGATCTAATCGGACCCAGGACAATGAACAAGGTTAATGTTGTTGAAAATGGGGATGGTTCACAGAAAAGACAGAGAACTACAAATATGGTAGACAATGGTAATTTGGAAAACAATGTAAAGGAAAATGTGTCATCGGGAGAACACATTGCAGAAAGAAAAGATGAAGCTTCTGAGGCCTCAATAGATGACTCTATATCTGGCTTGGAGATATCTCCAGATGATGTTGTTGGTGTAATTGGTCCAAAGCATTTCTGGAAAGCTAGAAGAGCTTTCATGAA TCAACAGAGGGTCTTTGCGATACAAGTGTTTGAACTGCATAGACTAATAAAG GTTCAAAAGTCGATAGCTGCATCACCTCATCTGCTTCTCGAAGGCAACCCATACTTGAGCAAGTCTCCGGTGAAAGCATCCTCAAAGGTTCCACTGCTTGATTGTAATATGAATTCTCAACAAGAGGCAGTTAAACAGAAAGATGCTGAATGCCAGAAATCAGAACAGAAAAAAGAGCTACAGACGGAGAACATTGCTAGAGCACCTCCCCCTACTTGTGGGGAAAGAATTGATGGAGGTTCCCATCGTCAGGTTTTAGAAAGTGGGCCTCGCTCTGCAGTTCCCCCATCACATTCCACTCCCCCAGACAACAATCCAAGTCCTTGGTGTTTACATCCACCGGCAAATCAGTGGTTAGTTCCGGTTATGTCGCCTTCAGAGGGACTCATTTACAAGCCTTATACAGGGTCTTGCGCACCGAGTAGTGGTTTCCTGGCCCCTGTTTATGGAGGATGTATGCCTCTCGGTGTACCATCTCTGGCAGGAAATTTCATGAATACTGCGTATGGAGTTCCAGCATCTCATAGGCCGCCGGATACGGGTGTTCTTGCTGGTGCTTCGGCAGTTGCAACCAATTACTTCCCAGCATATGGCATTCCATCCATGAATCCAATTGTATCGACCTCTGCAGTCGAACAGGTTTCCAATTTGGCTTGTTCTCGACCTAATGGACACATTGATCAACACTCCATGATCTCATGCAACATGTCTCATTCAAGGAGCGAAGCAATCAGTGGCTGTTTTCTGAAGTTTCAAGCATCAAAAGACACGGAGCTACAAGCAAGTTCAGCAAGCAGTCCTTGTGAAAAGGCACAAACAGAGGCATCAGATGTATTACCCTTCTTCCCCATGGCTCCGAAGAAAGAGAACCTTGTCTGTCCATCGCGGTCAAGCGGTAGGGATAGTCAAGCTCAAGCCATCAAGGTTGTGCCTCATAATGCGAGGTCAGCTATCGAGTCAGCGGCGAGGATTTTCCAGTCAATACAAGAAGAGAGGCTGCAACATGACTGA